A genomic window from Slackia heliotrinireducens DSM 20476 includes:
- a CDS encoding double-cubane-cluster-containing anaerobic reductase, whose translation MADQELAPLPKSFEEYNEQRKASFLKVKEYKEQGGRLVGFLCSYTPLEVIDAAGAAAVGLCGTSNETVPIAETKLPANLCPLIKSTYGFALSDKCPFTYFSDLIVGETTCDGKKKMYELLGDLKDVHVLHLPQGQDRPWSADAWYEEVKLLKETLEKKYDITITDDDLRAAVRKRNRLRRAMLALYQAQAQVPAPYSGVELMSTMAAGNFNFDVEAYTLKLEKMAEEAQSRIDAGEGPEGVAPNAKRILLTGCPASGLINKVGRTIEKNGGNIVCVDDCSGERTMAMMIDEDADDILRAISDRYLSIHCSVMTPNTGRMEHTLAQAKRYKADGVVDAILTACHTFNVESVLMQDTIESSDIPYMKLETDYSESDLGQLETRLSAFIEML comes from the coding sequence ATGGCCGATCAGGAACTGGCACCTCTGCCCAAATCGTTTGAAGAATACAACGAGCAGCGCAAAGCAAGCTTTTTGAAGGTGAAGGAATACAAGGAGCAGGGTGGTCGCCTTGTCGGTTTCCTGTGCTCGTACACGCCCCTCGAGGTCATCGACGCCGCAGGTGCGGCGGCTGTGGGCCTGTGCGGCACGAGCAACGAGACCGTGCCCATTGCGGAAACGAAGCTCCCTGCCAACCTGTGCCCGCTCATCAAATCCACGTACGGCTTCGCTCTGTCCGACAAGTGCCCGTTCACGTATTTCTCGGACCTCATCGTGGGCGAGACCACCTGCGACGGCAAGAAGAAGATGTACGAGCTTCTGGGCGATCTGAAGGACGTCCACGTCCTGCACCTTCCGCAGGGCCAGGACCGTCCGTGGTCGGCGGATGCCTGGTATGAGGAGGTCAAGCTCCTGAAGGAAACCCTGGAGAAGAAGTACGACATCACGATTACCGACGACGACCTGAGGGCCGCCGTGCGCAAGCGCAACCGCCTGCGCCGCGCCATGCTCGCGCTCTACCAGGCTCAGGCTCAGGTGCCGGCGCCTTACAGCGGCGTCGAGCTCATGAGCACGATGGCTGCGGGCAACTTCAACTTCGATGTCGAGGCCTACACCTTGAAGCTCGAGAAGATGGCCGAAGAGGCCCAGTCCCGCATCGATGCAGGCGAGGGCCCCGAGGGTGTTGCGCCCAACGCCAAGCGCATCCTGCTCACGGGCTGCCCCGCAAGCGGCCTGATCAATAAGGTCGGTCGGACCATCGAGAAGAACGGCGGCAACATCGTGTGCGTGGACGACTGCTCCGGCGAGCGCACGATGGCCATGATGATCGACGAAGATGCCGACGACATCCTGCGCGCGATTTCCGACCGCTACCTGTCCATCCATTGCTCCGTCATGACGCCGAACACCGGCCGTATGGAGCACACCCTCGCCCAGGCGAAGCGTTACAAGGCCGATGGTGTGGTCGATGCCATCCTGACCGCCTGCCACACTTTCAATGTGGAAAGCGTACTTATGCAGGACACGATTGAAAGCTCCGACATCCCTTATATGAAGCTGGAGACGGATTATTCCGAAAGCGACCTCGGACAGCTCGAAACCCGCCTCAGCGCGTTCATCGAAATGCTCTAG
- a CDS encoding selenium metabolism-associated LysR family transcriptional regulator: MDFKQLRSFVAVIRYGSFTTAASKLRISQPTVSTHIRQLEEELGTPLVLRNAKRVEPTASGYKMYDQAVSMLAMHDKMLQSKKQHESDAVYLGASTIPSGYVLPELLASFCSARPEASFVITQDSSQTVSNGMASGLYDLGFVGMPVKEDAIDCIPFCDDRIVIVTPNKSRFRNIDRNDREAIANMLREEHFIMRKAGSATRAMGNHVLEQLELEESELNVFAHLNDQEATMNLIEKGLGIAIMSERAIRSHVDAGWMLAFSVPGVDTVRQLYVLKRKNVQLSDTAEAFYNHVLNWEEESD, from the coding sequence ATGGATTTTAAACAACTGCGTTCGTTCGTCGCGGTCATACGGTATGGCAGCTTTACAACGGCTGCTTCCAAGCTGAGGATCTCCCAGCCTACGGTGAGCACGCACATACGCCAGCTCGAAGAGGAACTGGGAACTCCGCTCGTACTTCGCAATGCGAAGCGCGTCGAACCCACGGCCAGTGGTTATAAGATGTATGACCAGGCCGTATCGATGCTGGCCATGCATGACAAGATGCTCCAGAGCAAGAAGCAGCACGAAAGCGACGCCGTGTATCTGGGCGCATCCACCATACCTTCGGGATACGTTCTCCCCGAGCTCTTGGCGTCGTTCTGCTCGGCCCGACCCGAGGCGAGCTTCGTCATCACGCAGGATTCCAGTCAAACCGTTTCGAACGGCATGGCATCCGGTCTGTACGATCTGGGGTTCGTGGGCATGCCTGTCAAGGAAGATGCCATAGATTGCATTCCTTTCTGCGACGACCGAATCGTCATCGTCACGCCCAACAAGTCGCGCTTCCGCAACATCGACCGCAACGATCGCGAAGCCATCGCGAACATGCTGCGGGAAGAGCATTTCATCATGCGCAAGGCCGGCAGCGCGACCAGGGCGATGGGCAACCACGTCCTCGAGCAGCTCGAGCTCGAGGAGTCCGAGCTGAACGTGTTCGCCCATCTCAACGACCAGGAAGCCACTATGAACCTGATCGAGAAGGGTCTGGGCATCGCCATCATGTCCGAGCGGGCCATCCGCAGCCACGTCGACGCGGGGTGGATGCTCGCGTTCAGCGTGCCCGGCGTCGACACGGTTCGGCAGCTGTACGTGCTCAAGAGGAAGAACGTACAGCTGAGCGACACGGCCGAGGCTTTCTACAACCACGTGCTTAACTGGGAAGAGGAGTCCGATTGA
- the selB gene encoding selenocysteine-specific translation elongation factor has translation MGEFDQPNLVLGTAGHIDHGKSSLVRALTGTDPDRLAEEKKRGITIELGFARLDLGDGRSMGVVDVPGHEKFVRQMIAGSTGIDVALLVIAADDGVMPQTLEHLAVLQTLGVPTCVVALTKIDLCDPEWVELVTEDINSLLSNTPFAGAPIIPCSSRTGEGVEDVRAALAKASMNATALHRSYGMRQPVDRVFSIRGAGTVITGTLWSGTVRPGDTVEMLPQERQCRIRTVQMHDKPVDVAVAGNRVALNLVDVKTDEIRPGDFLATPGLIEPTIRFDTHFTYLDTAKSGKPLESGVRMHVSHGTKEVLGRVLFTDGRVKLSPGESCFAQIRLEEPLPVSLGDRFIVRTYSPVYVAGGGQVLQAHPRNRTNLHEEVSILEALASGDRQEAVRYVLEQRTAPLTAHDLARQFGIDEPAALELLQAEVDAHRGCKVGELWFSTPATVRRSISAIEKELTVFHADNPSKPGLPKEELRQRCLPTMEPACFDEIVSEAVAAKAAVVVGGLVGHPAAQGAAQEAEKAAADALSAALKSYGLTPPSLTELAQEVHVDLALARRALARLRDEGAVYRVSSELFYDGAAVEACKKAIAEVLRNGGEGTIAGMKDAMGGISRKFAVPLLEAFDEEGFTVRDGAVRTLRKG, from the coding sequence ATGGGTGAATTCGACCAACCGAATCTTGTTCTGGGTACCGCCGGCCACATCGACCACGGCAAATCGTCGCTGGTGCGCGCGCTGACCGGTACCGACCCCGATCGTTTGGCCGAAGAGAAGAAGCGCGGCATCACCATCGAGCTGGGCTTCGCCCGACTCGACTTGGGCGACGGCCGCTCCATGGGCGTCGTCGACGTGCCTGGCCACGAGAAGTTCGTTCGTCAGATGATCGCCGGTTCCACCGGCATCGACGTGGCGCTGCTGGTTATCGCTGCCGATGACGGCGTCATGCCCCAAACCCTGGAGCATCTGGCCGTCCTGCAGACGCTGGGCGTTCCCACCTGCGTCGTGGCGCTCACGAAGATCGACCTGTGCGACCCCGAATGGGTCGAGCTGGTTACCGAAGACATCAACTCGCTCCTGTCGAACACGCCGTTCGCCGGAGCCCCCATCATTCCGTGTTCGAGCCGCACCGGCGAAGGCGTCGAGGACGTTCGCGCCGCGCTTGCGAAGGCGAGCATGAATGCCACCGCGCTGCATCGCAGCTACGGCATGCGTCAGCCGGTCGACCGCGTGTTCAGCATCCGCGGCGCAGGTACGGTCATCACCGGCACCCTGTGGAGCGGCACGGTGCGTCCCGGCGACACCGTGGAGATGCTGCCTCAGGAGCGCCAATGCCGCATCCGCACCGTTCAGATGCACGACAAGCCCGTTGACGTGGCCGTTGCCGGCAATCGCGTGGCGTTGAACCTGGTCGATGTGAAGACCGACGAGATCCGCCCCGGTGACTTCCTGGCGACTCCCGGCCTCATCGAGCCTACGATCCGTTTCGACACGCATTTCACGTACCTCGACACCGCTAAAAGCGGCAAGCCTCTGGAAAGCGGCGTTCGCATGCATGTGTCCCATGGCACCAAGGAGGTGCTGGGCCGCGTGCTGTTTACCGACGGTCGCGTGAAGCTTTCTCCAGGTGAGAGCTGCTTCGCCCAAATCCGCCTCGAAGAGCCTTTGCCTGTGTCGCTGGGCGACCGGTTCATCGTGCGCACGTATTCGCCGGTGTATGTGGCCGGCGGCGGACAGGTTCTGCAGGCGCATCCGCGCAACCGCACCAACCTGCACGAGGAGGTCTCCATTCTCGAGGCGTTGGCATCGGGTGACCGCCAAGAAGCCGTTCGCTACGTGCTGGAGCAGAGGACTGCTCCGCTTACGGCTCATGACCTGGCCCGGCAGTTCGGCATCGACGAGCCCGCGGCCCTTGAGCTGCTTCAGGCCGAGGTGGATGCCCATCGCGGCTGCAAGGTGGGGGAGCTGTGGTTCTCCACACCGGCGACGGTTCGTCGCTCGATTTCCGCCATCGAGAAGGAACTGACGGTGTTCCATGCCGACAACCCTTCCAAGCCGGGCCTGCCCAAGGAAGAGCTGCGCCAGCGGTGCCTGCCCACCATGGAGCCGGCCTGCTTCGACGAGATCGTTTCCGAAGCCGTTGCGGCCAAGGCCGCCGTGGTCGTCGGCGGGCTTGTGGGTCATCCCGCCGCCCAAGGTGCTGCGCAAGAAGCCGAAAAGGCCGCTGCGGATGCACTTTCGGCAGCCCTCAAGTCCTACGGCCTGACGCCGCCTTCCCTTACGGAATTGGCCCAGGAAGTGCATGTTGACCTGGCTCTTGCCCGTCGCGCCCTTGCACGGCTTCGCGACGAAGGGGCCGTCTACCGCGTATCCAGCGAGCTGTTCTACGACGGGGCTGCGGTCGAAGCATGCAAGAAAGCCATCGCCGAGGTTTTACGCAACGGCGGCGAAGGGACGATCGCCGGCATGAAGGACGCCATGGGAGGCATCAGCCGTAAATTCGCGGTGCCGCTGCTTGAGGCGTTCGACGAAGAGGGCTTCACCGTGCGCGACGGCGCCGTTCGCACGCTTCGCAAAGGCTAA
- a CDS encoding NAD(P)-binding protein → MLSVAPKSAYDSRIADVLGPFQRRIEAMPPGTCPIAVQLVLLETGGAQTCGKCVPCRDGIPQLAALMRSVLNCEADECTLDTMRQLAQMIKDTSDCAIGYEAGKMALEGLDAFAEEYRSHVQNKMCAEGVGQTVPCETKCPAHVNIPAYIGLVLEGDCEGAVKMIRKDNPWPTACALICEHPCEARCRRTLIDAPLNIRGIKKYAVDNAPADTVPVPKRLPDSGRKVAVVGGGPSGLTCAYYLALMGHQVTVYEGRKKLGGMMRYGIPAYRFPRERIDQDIRAILSVGGIDVRYETIIDDVEMARLSYDYDAIYVAVGAQGGKSLKIDGVDANGVMSAVQLLERIGDGDYPDFSGKKVVVIGGGNVAMDCARTSVRAGAEEVTVAYRRRIEDMTALHEEIEGAMSEGVEFMTLQSPLRIEKDEDGNVAALICQPQYIGAVKRGRPAPVDANKPTVRLEADIILIAVGQDIHSAPFEKFGMKAERTRFVADENLRAEGFKNIFVGGDCQTGPKSAIMAIGAGKVAARNIDEYLGFHHKLDPEVEVPKARPNVREAYGRVNIVERPARERGRDFDHIEIPLCEEEVMQECSRCLRCDAFGCGVLEGGRVQYV, encoded by the coding sequence ATGCTTTCGGTAGCTCCGAAGTCGGCGTACGACAGCCGTATAGCCGATGTCCTAGGGCCGTTCCAGCGCAGAATCGAGGCTATGCCTCCTGGAACGTGCCCGATTGCAGTGCAGTTGGTGCTGCTTGAAACCGGCGGCGCCCAGACGTGCGGCAAGTGCGTTCCGTGCCGCGACGGCATTCCACAGCTTGCAGCGTTGATGCGCAGCGTGCTCAACTGCGAAGCGGACGAGTGTACGCTTGACACCATGCGTCAGCTGGCTCAGATGATCAAAGACACCAGCGACTGCGCCATCGGTTACGAGGCCGGCAAAATGGCTCTTGAGGGTCTCGATGCGTTCGCAGAGGAATATCGGAGCCACGTCCAGAACAAGATGTGTGCCGAAGGCGTGGGTCAGACCGTGCCTTGCGAAACCAAGTGCCCTGCACATGTGAACATTCCCGCATACATTGGGCTTGTTCTTGAGGGCGACTGCGAAGGTGCCGTCAAGATGATTCGCAAGGACAACCCGTGGCCCACGGCTTGCGCGCTCATCTGCGAGCATCCGTGCGAGGCCCGCTGCCGCCGTACGCTGATCGATGCGCCGCTGAACATTCGCGGCATCAAGAAGTACGCGGTTGACAACGCCCCGGCCGACACGGTGCCCGTTCCGAAGCGCCTGCCTGATTCGGGCCGAAAGGTCGCTGTCGTCGGCGGAGGCCCCTCCGGTTTGACCTGCGCTTACTATCTGGCGCTTATGGGCCATCAGGTCACCGTGTACGAAGGCCGCAAGAAGCTTGGCGGCATGATGCGCTACGGCATCCCGGCCTACCGTTTCCCGCGCGAGCGCATCGACCAGGACATTCGCGCCATCCTTTCCGTGGGCGGCATCGATGTCCGTTACGAGACCATAATCGACGACGTCGAAATGGCCCGTCTCTCCTATGATTACGACGCCATCTATGTAGCCGTGGGCGCCCAGGGCGGCAAGAGCCTCAAGATCGACGGCGTCGACGCCAACGGCGTCATGAGCGCGGTTCAGCTGCTGGAGCGCATCGGCGACGGCGACTATCCCGACTTCTCGGGCAAGAAGGTCGTCGTCATCGGCGGCGGCAACGTGGCCATGGACTGCGCCCGCACCAGCGTGCGTGCCGGGGCCGAAGAGGTCACCGTCGCGTATCGTCGTCGCATCGAGGACATGACGGCCCTTCATGAGGAAATCGAAGGCGCCATGTCCGAAGGCGTCGAGTTCATGACGCTGCAGTCGCCTTTGCGCATCGAGAAGGACGAGGACGGCAACGTGGCAGCCCTGATCTGCCAGCCCCAATACATCGGCGCCGTGAAGCGCGGACGTCCGGCTCCGGTGGATGCCAACAAGCCGACCGTGCGGCTCGAGGCGGACATCATCCTGATCGCCGTCGGCCAGGACATCCATTCCGCGCCTTTCGAGAAGTTCGGCATGAAGGCGGAGCGCACCCGCTTCGTCGCAGACGAGAATCTGCGTGCCGAAGGCTTCAAGAACATCTTCGTCGGCGGCGACTGCCAAACCGGTCCCAAATCGGCCATCATGGCCATCGGCGCCGGCAAGGTGGCTGCTCGCAACATCGACGAGTACCTGGGCTTCCATCACAAGCTCGACCCCGAGGTCGAGGTGCCCAAGGCCCGTCCCAACGTTCGCGAGGCCTACGGCCGCGTAAACATCGTCGAGCGTCCGGCCCGCGAGCGCGGCCGCGACTTCGACCATATCGAGATTCCCCTCTGCGAAGAGGAGGTCATGCAGGAGTGCAGTCGTTGCTTGCGTTGCGATGCCTTCGGTTGCGGAGTTTTGGAAGGGGGTAGGGTCCAGTATGTCTAA
- the selA gene encoding L-seryl-tRNA(Sec) selenium transferase, with the protein MSPSVNTKLFRQLPQVEEVLHDKALTSITDVPRDIATSAVRAEVDARRQEILNGGTPELSLADIAAAAAKRVQLLTAPSLRRVVNASGVIIHTNLGRSVLAEEAVAAVNEVIVGYSTLEYDRKTMARGSRHDHCESLICTLTGAEAGIAVNNNAAAVMMVLSTFAAGHEAIVSRGEQVEIGGSFRIPEIMQQSHAHMIEVGATNKTHLSDYERALTDDTAMMLKVHPSNYRMTGFTESVSIHDLHNLAVEHEKATGKKVLVYEDQGSGAFLRLAAFGKYAEPAVAESLAAGADIVSFSGDKLLGGPQAGIIVGRADLIEKLKKSPLARALRLDKMTLAALEATLRIYLHPEKAMTRIPTVRMLVESPEEVRERACALRDIVAKNIDPDLVDLEIVEETSRAGGGALPMCDIPTYAMRMRFRKGNAQDCERYLIQESPVIVVARIHDEAILFDARTILSEEEMKAIALGIALYFDKIK; encoded by the coding sequence ATGAGCCCGTCTGTCAATACGAAGCTGTTCAGGCAGCTTCCCCAAGTCGAAGAAGTGCTGCATGACAAGGCGCTGACCTCTATCACCGATGTTCCGCGCGACATCGCCACCAGTGCCGTTCGGGCTGAAGTCGATGCACGGCGCCAAGAGATACTGAACGGCGGAACGCCCGAGCTCAGCCTGGCCGACATCGCGGCTGCAGCCGCCAAGCGCGTGCAGCTCCTCACGGCTCCGTCCCTGCGTCGGGTCGTGAACGCGTCTGGTGTCATCATCCATACGAACCTCGGTCGAAGCGTGCTTGCCGAAGAGGCCGTCGCGGCCGTCAACGAGGTCATCGTGGGGTATTCGACCCTCGAGTACGACCGCAAGACCATGGCCCGCGGCAGTCGCCACGACCATTGCGAGTCGCTCATCTGCACGCTGACCGGCGCCGAGGCGGGCATCGCCGTCAACAACAACGCCGCCGCCGTCATGATGGTGCTCTCCACCTTCGCAGCCGGCCACGAGGCTATCGTCTCCCGCGGCGAACAGGTCGAAATCGGCGGCTCCTTCCGCATTCCCGAGATCATGCAGCAGTCCCATGCGCACATGATCGAGGTGGGCGCCACCAACAAGACCCATCTGAGCGACTACGAGCGCGCATTGACCGACGACACGGCCATGATGCTCAAAGTCCATCCTTCCAACTACCGCATGACGGGCTTCACCGAGTCGGTGTCCATCCACGACCTGCACAACCTGGCGGTCGAGCATGAAAAGGCCACCGGCAAGAAGGTGCTCGTCTACGAGGACCAGGGTTCGGGCGCGTTTTTGAGGCTGGCCGCCTTCGGCAAGTACGCCGAACCCGCCGTGGCCGAATCCCTGGCCGCCGGCGCCGACATCGTTTCGTTCTCGGGCGACAAGCTGCTGGGCGGACCCCAGGCGGGCATCATCGTGGGTCGTGCCGACCTCATCGAGAAGTTGAAGAAGAGCCCGCTCGCCCGTGCCCTTCGCCTTGACAAGATGACCCTTGCCGCGTTGGAGGCCACGCTGCGCATCTATCTGCATCCCGAGAAAGCGATGACCCGCATTCCGACGGTGCGCATGCTGGTCGAAAGCCCCGAAGAGGTCCGCGAGCGCGCATGCGCCCTGCGCGACATCGTGGCCAAGAACATCGACCCCGACTTGGTCGACCTTGAAATCGTCGAGGAAACGTCCCGTGCAGGCGGCGGTGCCTTGCCGATGTGCGACATCCCCACTTATGCGATGCGGATGCGCTTCCGCAAGGGCAACGCTCAGGATTGCGAGAGGTATCTCATCCAGGAATCCCCGGTTATCGTTGTGGCCCGCATTCACGATGAGGCCATCCTCTTCGACGCGCGCACCATTCTCAGCGAGGAGGAGATGAAGGCCATCGCGTTGGGCATCGCCTTGTATTTCGATAAGATCAAATAA